One Paraburkholderia dioscoreae DNA segment encodes these proteins:
- a CDS encoding Hsp70 family protein has translation MKHYVGIDLGTTNSAITTYDAENVRLYKSPEQNDVTPSAIFVDKRGNRYFGQRAYENAARSPDNAAKLFKRLMGTSTPINLSAVGLVMTPEECSAEILRVLFGYLPEEIRNDPDTGTVITVPAAFNQMQKDATMAAAESAGLGKVALMQEPVAAVMSVMRQRKSDGIFLVFDLGGGTLDIAIAESINGRVSLLAHGGVAMCGGRDFDRALMDNIVKPWLMENFDLPDNFSVDKQYSALRHMAEWATERAKIELSARDESIISLDDSELRVRDRSGADIYLDIPVTRAEYDALIADKLEEAIQAARDTLDKAGLTAHDVGRVVFVGGPTQYKPLRDKVAFELGIAASTDVNPMTAVSEGAAVFAESIDWTSHSRGRKSGRGELSSGGGLNLTFNYVARTPDTKARIVAKAAGQVVAGAAFQIDSLDTGWSSGRVELRDGANVEVPLTKPGENVFKVFIFDGAGGHITLPQDKLIISRTAAQIDAIPASHSIGVEAREKLGGRMIMAYIVREGDPLPKKGKITFRADESLRAGAPGSIKFKLFEGSIDEPPTDNRFIGLFEIRGSDFSEGVIVKGAELLVDYEAHDSGAIVLDVTVPSIGANFNSGRNFYSRQDGQIDYSNAAKLIEDDAENLESRIDAIAKKVNDPQLDRARAKLRSAKTDAAKGDPESAKQAMDDVQEAKKLLALTRRANLRDIRTVDLESCVSMFDEIVRRHARPAEETAFDNLAATARRAIASPSGDFESHLREMRGKNWDILARQDWFVIDRFKWLAGAPHLFHNAKEHEQLALTGLAALEKNDIDQLRNVVDHLDSIRISLGGDDQMLAGSNILVG, from the coding sequence ATGAAGCATTACGTTGGAATCGATCTCGGCACCACCAACAGCGCGATCACCACATACGACGCCGAGAACGTACGGCTTTACAAAAGCCCCGAGCAGAACGACGTGACGCCTTCGGCGATCTTTGTGGACAAGCGTGGCAATAGATATTTCGGCCAACGAGCTTACGAAAATGCGGCGCGCAGCCCCGACAACGCGGCAAAGCTTTTTAAACGCCTGATGGGGACAAGCACGCCGATCAACCTGTCGGCGGTTGGACTGGTCATGACGCCCGAAGAATGCTCTGCGGAGATTCTGCGCGTGCTATTCGGCTATCTGCCGGAAGAGATTCGAAACGACCCGGACACGGGAACCGTTATCACGGTGCCGGCGGCGTTCAACCAAATGCAGAAAGATGCGACGATGGCGGCAGCGGAGTCCGCAGGCCTTGGCAAAGTCGCACTAATGCAGGAGCCGGTAGCAGCCGTGATGAGCGTGATGCGCCAACGCAAGTCTGACGGCATCTTCCTCGTTTTTGATTTGGGCGGCGGCACGCTGGATATCGCCATTGCGGAGAGTATCAACGGCCGCGTGAGTCTGCTAGCGCATGGCGGCGTCGCGATGTGCGGCGGACGCGATTTCGACCGCGCGCTCATGGACAACATCGTGAAGCCGTGGTTGATGGAGAACTTCGACCTTCCGGATAATTTTTCTGTAGACAAGCAATACAGCGCGTTACGCCACATGGCGGAGTGGGCAACCGAGCGAGCGAAGATCGAGCTTTCGGCCAGGGACGAGTCGATCATCAGTCTCGACGACAGTGAACTGCGCGTCAGGGACAGATCGGGGGCCGATATCTATTTGGACATTCCCGTCACCCGAGCCGAATACGACGCCCTGATCGCCGACAAACTCGAAGAGGCCATCCAGGCCGCACGGGATACTCTCGACAAGGCAGGACTCACCGCACACGACGTGGGACGTGTAGTGTTCGTTGGCGGACCAACCCAATACAAGCCGCTGCGCGACAAGGTTGCCTTTGAGTTGGGTATCGCCGCATCGACGGATGTCAATCCAATGACTGCCGTGTCGGAGGGTGCTGCTGTTTTCGCGGAATCCATTGATTGGACAAGCCACAGTCGAGGACGCAAGAGCGGACGTGGAGAACTTTCGTCCGGCGGCGGGTTGAACCTCACATTCAACTACGTTGCGCGCACGCCCGACACGAAGGCGCGCATCGTCGCCAAGGCTGCGGGCCAAGTCGTCGCCGGCGCCGCATTCCAGATCGACAGCCTTGACACCGGATGGTCATCTGGAAGAGTCGAGCTCAGGGACGGCGCCAATGTCGAGGTGCCTCTAACCAAGCCCGGCGAGAACGTTTTCAAGGTCTTCATCTTCGATGGAGCTGGAGGGCACATCACACTGCCGCAAGATAAGCTCATCATCTCGCGCACGGCCGCCCAGATCGACGCCATTCCGGCCTCACACTCTATCGGGGTCGAGGCACGCGAGAAGCTTGGCGGGCGCATGATCATGGCGTATATCGTGCGCGAGGGCGATCCTCTTCCGAAGAAGGGAAAAATTACGTTCCGCGCGGACGAGTCGCTACGGGCGGGGGCTCCGGGTTCTATCAAGTTCAAGCTGTTCGAGGGCTCGATCGACGAGCCTCCCACGGACAATCGCTTCATAGGCCTTTTCGAAATACGGGGCTCCGATTTCTCCGAAGGTGTCATCGTCAAAGGAGCAGAGTTGCTCGTCGACTACGAGGCACATGACTCCGGAGCGATTGTGCTCGACGTCACCGTTCCGTCCATCGGCGCCAACTTCAATAGTGGCCGCAATTTCTATTCGCGCCAAGACGGACAGATCGATTACTCCAACGCGGCGAAACTGATCGAGGACGACGCGGAGAATCTGGAATCTCGCATCGACGCCATTGCGAAAAAAGTCAACGATCCTCAACTCGATCGCGCCCGCGCGAAGCTTAGGAGCGCGAAGACCGACGCGGCAAAGGGTGATCCTGAATCCGCAAAGCAGGCCATGGACGACGTGCAGGAGGCGAAAAAACTGTTGGCTCTTACACGCAGAGCAAACTTGCGAGACATTCGAACGGTGGACCTTGAGAGTTGCGTGTCGATGTTCGATGAAATTGTCAGACGGCACGCCCGACCCGCAGAAGAGACGGCGTTCGACAACCTCGCGGCCACCGCACGGCGTGCCATCGCCAGCCCAAGTGGCGACTTCGAATCGCACTTGCGCGAGATGCGTGGGAAAAACTGGGACATTCTCGCCCGCCAGGACTGGTTCGTCATCGACCGGTTCAAGTGGCTAGCGGGCGCTCCTCACCTATTCCACAATGCCAAAGAGCATGAACAGCTCGCCTTGACGGGCCTCGCTGCTCTTGAGAAGAACGACATCGATCAGTTGCGAAACGTCGTTGACCATTTGGACTCGATTCGCATCAGCCTCGGCGGGGACGATCAAATGCTGGCCGGTTCAAACATTCTTGTTGGATAG
- a CDS encoding RecB family exonuclease, with product MNAFTVRASAWGALFDCAMKFEGEHLLGMRKASGLRAALGTAVHASTAANDQARLDGNPLTPDDTAGVLIDALHNPTQDVDYRDDDLTVRDAERIGLALHTRYCLDIAPQFEYTAVEMKLAPFEIDCGGGTVVRLTGSMDRARVAQREDGIAIPDLKTGRAIIQNGKVNTKGKAAQLGTYQLLYENTTGEQTVGGQIIGLPTTGKANPMVSPLFDARRVMLGTDGQRGLIEYAAEMFRSGLFPPNPQSVLCSPKFCARWKTCMFHE from the coding sequence ATGAATGCGTTCACTGTCCGCGCATCCGCATGGGGCGCCCTGTTCGACTGCGCGATGAAGTTTGAGGGTGAACACCTGCTCGGCATGCGTAAGGCGTCCGGCCTGCGCGCCGCGTTGGGCACCGCCGTTCACGCCAGCACCGCAGCGAATGATCAGGCGCGCCTCGACGGCAACCCGCTGACGCCCGACGACACCGCCGGCGTGCTGATCGATGCGCTGCACAACCCGACTCAGGACGTTGACTACCGCGACGACGATCTGACCGTGCGGGACGCCGAGCGCATCGGCCTCGCGCTACACACACGGTACTGCCTCGATATCGCGCCGCAGTTCGAATACACCGCGGTTGAAATGAAGCTGGCGCCGTTCGAGATTGACTGCGGCGGCGGCACCGTCGTGCGTCTGACCGGCTCAATGGACCGCGCACGCGTTGCGCAACGCGAGGACGGCATTGCAATCCCCGACCTGAAAACCGGCCGCGCAATCATCCAGAACGGCAAGGTCAACACGAAGGGCAAAGCCGCGCAGCTTGGCACATACCAGCTGCTGTACGAAAACACGACCGGCGAGCAGACGGTGGGCGGCCAGATCATCGGGCTGCCGACCACCGGCAAAGCCAATCCGATGGTCAGCCCGCTCTTCGACGCGCGCCGCGTGATGCTCGGCACCGACGGTCAACGCGGGCTGATCGAGTACGCCGCCGAGATGTTCCGCTCGGGCCTGTTCCCACCCAACCCGCAGTCCGTCCTGTGCTCGCCGAAGTTCTGCGCGCGTTGGAAGACCTGCATGTTTCACGAATAA
- a CDS encoding tyrosine-type recombinase/integrase, with translation MHFDARAAKQLQPDQHLTVADCPGLRLVATKTTKSWTYRYKSPVDGRMKQTKIGEWPAMSPATATVAWEKLREARNEGQEPVAKSRQSSKAPNGDMVPQTSKYTVGILCRDYLEGHVERNRKTKGAKEIARMFRTMLGPLADAAADGLTRAQAFDLLESHAHIPVQAAKLRAELGAAWEYAHDAGRLSQDVPNWWRLIMRGKLKSKGKSIGGKRVGKKRTLTDAELTVLIPWLPNFSRSVCDVLTLYLWTATRGAEIVSMEGREVTEESDGWWWTIPKEKTKNERHEDATDLRVPLIGRAEVVVRRRLSVYGKGYLFPPANGSAAHIEQKVVQTAVHYHQPYSRTRPEMVRPRLPVTVWAPHDLRRTIRTMLASMGCPDEVGEAVIGHMQEGIKGVYNRHAYDAERRVWLTRVSERLEQLAGGR, from the coding sequence ATGCATTTTGATGCCCGTGCGGCTAAGCAACTTCAGCCCGATCAACACCTCACCGTCGCTGATTGCCCCGGCTTACGCTTGGTGGCCACGAAGACAACGAAGAGCTGGACCTATCGCTATAAGTCACCCGTCGACGGTCGCATGAAGCAAACCAAAATCGGGGAGTGGCCGGCGATGTCGCCAGCAACTGCAACCGTCGCTTGGGAAAAGCTTCGTGAGGCGCGTAACGAGGGGCAAGAGCCCGTTGCCAAGTCACGGCAATCGAGTAAAGCCCCGAACGGCGATATGGTACCGCAGACGTCGAAATACACGGTGGGAATCCTGTGCCGTGACTACCTTGAGGGGCACGTCGAGCGCAACCGCAAAACGAAGGGTGCGAAGGAGATCGCACGAATGTTCCGCACGATGCTCGGCCCGCTAGCCGACGCGGCTGCCGACGGGCTGACTCGCGCCCAAGCGTTCGACCTTCTTGAGTCGCACGCCCATATTCCGGTTCAGGCTGCGAAGCTGCGTGCCGAACTGGGGGCGGCTTGGGAATATGCTCATGACGCCGGACGTCTGTCGCAAGACGTGCCAAATTGGTGGCGCCTGATCATGCGCGGCAAACTGAAAAGCAAGGGCAAGTCAATCGGGGGCAAGCGGGTCGGGAAGAAGCGAACGCTGACAGATGCTGAGCTGACAGTCCTGATTCCATGGCTGCCGAACTTTAGCCGAAGCGTCTGTGACGTATTGACGCTATACCTCTGGACCGCGACGCGTGGCGCGGAGATCGTGAGCATGGAAGGCCGCGAGGTCACCGAGGAAAGCGACGGGTGGTGGTGGACGATCCCGAAGGAGAAGACAAAGAACGAGCGGCACGAAGATGCCACCGATTTGCGCGTGCCGCTGATCGGCCGCGCCGAAGTGGTCGTGCGACGTCGGCTGAGTGTTTACGGCAAAGGTTATTTATTCCCACCTGCGAACGGATCGGCGGCTCACATTGAGCAAAAGGTGGTGCAGACAGCGGTGCACTACCATCAGCCCTATTCTAGGACCAGGCCGGAGATGGTGCGCCCGCGGCTGCCGGTAACGGTCTGGGCGCCACACGATCTTCGCCGCACGATACGAACGATGCTGGCATCGATGGGCTGCCCTGACGAAGTGGGCGAAGCCGTGATCGGCCACATGCAGGAGGGCATTAAGGGCGTGTACAACCGGCACGCCTACGATGCGGAACGTCGGGTCTGGCTTACGAGGGTGTCGGAGAGGCTTGAGCAACTGGCGGGAGGTCGCTAA
- a CDS encoding helix-turn-helix transcriptional regulator, which yields MADTRKTALVKPLYLDLETVCAIVSLAPATVQLLVRQDHFPKPRLLSGRRVGWLLREIEEWAEQRPVSDLLPPANTGTRRKKSVAATISDLPPVAQASPTPS from the coding sequence ATGGCTGACACGAGAAAGACCGCCTTGGTCAAACCACTCTATCTCGATCTTGAAACGGTGTGCGCGATCGTCTCACTGGCTCCTGCAACTGTTCAACTGCTCGTCCGTCAAGATCATTTCCCTAAGCCGCGGCTGCTATCCGGGCGTCGAGTGGGTTGGCTGCTTCGTGAAATAGAGGAATGGGCAGAACAGCGGCCGGTTTCCGACCTGCTTCCCCCAGCGAACACCGGTACCCGTAGAAAAAAGTCGGTTGCTGCAACGATTAGCGACCTCCCGCCAGTTGCTCAAGCCTCTCCGACACCCTCGTAA
- a CDS encoding AAA family ATPase: MKLTHILVRDVLGIAEADVHLTKPVALFTGVNGAGKSSLQEAVRMALTGDTVRVSLKKEYGALVHGDAKDGQIVVTSDDAANSITLPGGKLARGLPDDPRLPMVLDAQRFAQLDGKARRAFVYELMGVKVGSEEIRRRLVARLFPTAAPADADTVRLESVIPMVRAGIDAAHKEAGDKARNAKTAWRVVTGETYGSSKAEGWKPAAVLFDEAALLKLESDLESLDGRIGDMQQEIGAVEGAQHAARTRAEQIAALHESASQFARLSDLVQRADDAVAEFQPKVEALRARATGAPAGAACTCPECGALLRYFQGALAAAGATERDDEAIAKLPEYMASLTMLQNAAQNRRKELDAADTAAKQLRAIEDQVDPDDVPIDIDARRRELAEMQQHRRAVAAETVGLREQQRAAAAAAETEKKAAGHHADVRAWEAIADALAPDGIPADLMREALLPLNEQLATLAQMSEWADVTITPEMEVLADTRPYALLSESERWRADAHLACAIGAISGLRLLVLDRGDVLVGAERDRLLYWLDDLAYANQIDTALVFMSLKEPPKALPDGIESFWIEGSAVRSVQLGGRCMTTTS; the protein is encoded by the coding sequence ATGAAGCTGACGCACATCCTCGTGCGCGACGTCCTCGGTATCGCCGAAGCCGACGTGCACCTCACCAAACCTGTCGCCCTATTCACCGGGGTCAACGGCGCGGGCAAAAGCAGCCTGCAGGAAGCCGTCCGCATGGCACTCACCGGCGACACCGTGCGCGTGTCGTTGAAGAAAGAATACGGCGCGCTCGTGCATGGCGATGCGAAAGACGGTCAGATTGTCGTCACGTCGGACGACGCCGCGAACAGCATTACGCTGCCCGGCGGCAAGCTCGCGCGCGGCTTGCCCGACGATCCGCGCCTGCCGATGGTCCTGGACGCCCAGCGCTTCGCTCAACTCGACGGCAAGGCGCGCCGCGCCTTTGTCTACGAACTGATGGGCGTGAAGGTCGGATCCGAAGAAATCCGCCGGCGGCTCGTCGCACGACTGTTTCCTACGGCTGCACCGGCCGACGCCGACACGGTTCGGCTCGAGTCGGTCATCCCGATGGTGCGCGCGGGCATCGACGCGGCACACAAAGAAGCTGGCGACAAGGCGCGCAACGCGAAAACCGCGTGGCGCGTGGTCACCGGCGAGACCTACGGCAGTTCTAAGGCCGAAGGCTGGAAACCTGCGGCAGTTCTGTTTGACGAGGCGGCGCTGCTCAAGCTCGAGTCCGACCTTGAATCTCTGGACGGCCGGATCGGCGATATGCAGCAGGAGATCGGCGCAGTCGAAGGCGCGCAGCACGCCGCGCGCACCCGGGCTGAGCAGATCGCGGCACTGCACGAATCTGCATCGCAATTCGCCCGGCTGAGTGACCTGGTGCAGCGGGCCGATGACGCTGTCGCAGAGTTCCAGCCGAAAGTCGAAGCGCTGCGGGCACGGGCGACCGGCGCGCCGGCAGGAGCGGCATGCACCTGTCCGGAGTGCGGTGCGCTGCTGCGTTATTTTCAGGGTGCGCTTGCGGCCGCCGGCGCGACCGAGCGCGACGACGAAGCCATCGCCAAGCTGCCTGAATACATGGCGAGCCTCACGATGCTGCAAAACGCCGCACAGAACCGCCGCAAGGAACTGGATGCTGCGGATACCGCGGCAAAGCAGTTGCGGGCGATTGAAGATCAGGTCGATCCCGACGACGTCCCGATCGATATCGATGCGCGTCGGCGCGAACTGGCAGAGATGCAACAGCATCGGCGAGCCGTGGCCGCGGAAACTGTTGGGCTGCGTGAACAGCAACGCGCCGCGGCGGCCGCTGCCGAAACAGAAAAGAAAGCCGCTGGGCACCATGCCGATGTACGCGCGTGGGAAGCGATCGCCGACGCTCTCGCACCGGACGGCATTCCAGCAGACCTGATGCGTGAGGCGCTGCTGCCACTGAACGAGCAACTCGCCACGCTTGCGCAGATGTCGGAGTGGGCCGACGTCACGATCACGCCGGAGATGGAGGTTCTGGCCGACACCCGCCCCTACGCCCTGCTCTCCGAATCCGAGCGCTGGCGAGCGGATGCGCATCTCGCGTGTGCGATCGGAGCGATTTCCGGGCTGCGACTACTCGTTCTCGACCGCGGCGATGTGCTGGTCGGCGCCGAGCGCGACCGCCTGCTGTACTGGCTCGATGACCTCGCATACGCCAATCAAATCGATACGGCCCTGGTGTTCATGAGCTTGAAAGAGCCGCCAAAGGCATTGCCCGACGGCATCGAATCGTTCTGGATCGAAGGCAGCGCCGTGCGTTCCGTTCAGCTGGGCGGCCGCTGCATGACCACGACTTCATAA
- a CDS encoding ATP-binding protein, giving the protein MSIEAWLPIGHELHDGTRCGKPLYGGHGWQIVTTAGGGRALLANEALHSKWVTSRIIDDSALKPLLFGSATFHALSSAPSKMLAPINECRSPNNKAEALSFALALKATRETDAESPLQDAIYVEPISRLLPTYTITSRVDDDVLLGFWLTGGARVSAKAGRRLSQMLSWMGSSNLTEVVSASGVMTLAKMAQDDAEQADLLQTEIADPIPRSSGDRGIDSDARFSLPGRPMLEEFFNEHIIDIVRNEERYAALGVGFPSAVALHGPPGCGKTFAVEQLVEFLGWPSFQIDASSVASPYIHETSKKIAEIFDKAMRSAPSVLIIDEMESFLADREAGSGGSHHRVEEVAEFLRRIPEAGKNHVLVVGMTNRIEMIDSAIMRRGRFDHVIEVPPATEEEVSALLDKLLSDLPKDSGVDQATLAKRLAGRPLSDVAFVVREGARLSARAGKLKINQAFLLSALDSAPSRADQGQSRRIGFV; this is encoded by the coding sequence ATGTCGATAGAAGCTTGGCTGCCAATCGGTCACGAATTACATGACGGAACACGTTGTGGAAAGCCCCTCTACGGAGGACACGGCTGGCAGATCGTCACGACCGCTGGTGGCGGCCGAGCGCTTTTGGCCAACGAGGCGCTCCATTCGAAATGGGTTACCTCGCGGATTATTGACGACTCCGCATTGAAACCTCTGTTGTTCGGCTCCGCAACATTCCACGCTCTATCGAGTGCTCCGAGCAAGATGTTGGCCCCGATCAACGAATGCCGATCTCCAAACAACAAAGCTGAGGCTCTGAGCTTCGCTTTGGCGCTAAAAGCCACGCGCGAAACGGATGCCGAATCGCCATTGCAAGATGCGATCTATGTCGAGCCTATCAGCAGGCTGCTGCCCACATACACGATCACGTCACGCGTCGACGACGATGTGCTGCTCGGATTCTGGCTCACGGGGGGAGCGAGGGTATCCGCCAAAGCTGGCAGGCGTTTGTCGCAGATGCTCAGTTGGATGGGTTCGTCGAACCTGACCGAAGTGGTATCGGCGTCCGGGGTGATGACGCTCGCCAAGATGGCGCAGGACGATGCCGAGCAAGCCGATTTGCTCCAAACCGAGATTGCCGACCCAATCCCAAGGTCCAGTGGCGATAGAGGCATCGACTCCGATGCACGGTTCTCTTTGCCTGGACGGCCAATGCTTGAGGAGTTCTTCAACGAGCACATCATCGACATTGTTAGAAACGAGGAGCGATACGCGGCGTTGGGGGTAGGCTTTCCATCGGCGGTGGCTCTGCATGGGCCACCTGGCTGCGGAAAGACTTTCGCGGTCGAGCAGCTCGTGGAGTTCCTAGGGTGGCCGTCTTTCCAGATCGATGCGTCGAGCGTCGCGAGTCCATACATCCACGAGACCAGCAAAAAGATCGCAGAGATCTTCGACAAGGCGATGAGGAGTGCTCCGTCCGTGCTAATCATCGACGAGATGGAGTCTTTCCTTGCCGACCGAGAAGCGGGGTCTGGCGGAAGCCATCATCGCGTTGAGGAGGTCGCAGAGTTTCTGCGGCGAATCCCCGAGGCCGGCAAGAATCATGTCCTTGTCGTAGGCATGACGAACCGGATCGAGATGATCGATTCTGCCATCATGCGGCGTGGTCGCTTCGACCACGTGATCGAAGTCCCCCCCGCCACCGAGGAAGAAGTTTCCGCGCTGCTCGACAAGCTTTTGTCCGATCTTCCGAAGGACTCCGGCGTGGATCAGGCCACTCTCGCGAAACGTCTGGCGGGCAGGCCACTTTCTGACGTCGCTTTCGTCGTTCGCGAAGGCGCCCGACTTTCGGCTCGTGCGGGCAAATTGAAGATTAATCAGGCGTTCCTGCTGTCGGCCTTGGATAGCGCACCGTCGCGCGCAGACCAAGGTCAAAGTCGGCGCATCGGCTTTGTATAA
- a CDS encoding DUF4365 domain-containing protein — MNDDSMLPKLSDGSNSGDLARPRRPDSHITGEEAQRVFEDRRSRNWIVRPVGPPDYGIDLDIEWTEHGNVMGAHAGIQLKGTDSIPWNSGQSFAYSKIEPSTNNYFLDYDLPVFLILSDVSDFRAYFCPAKEYIRANYERALSNQSISYRFFKEQEVGESNGISFALAFLKERRLMARDVTLRELPRFQSAFHSLHYDFYRRDGHMAVDDLKRERELLNLVLDCDRYSSLFELQFVFGTDKEQFETWRAKGVFPGEMLERDFTEWLDRIDNAFAAVVAAAQTLVGTTEKVFWQVRRLDVADAILGLNPSLAQVLTPEARRSQRRPSAF, encoded by the coding sequence ATGAATGACGATTCAATGTTGCCCAAACTATCCGACGGCTCCAATTCGGGAGACCTGGCGCGTCCGAGACGGCCGGATAGCCACATAACCGGCGAAGAAGCCCAACGAGTGTTTGAAGATCGGCGGTCGCGCAATTGGATTGTGCGCCCCGTTGGGCCGCCGGATTATGGGATCGATTTGGATATCGAGTGGACCGAACACGGCAATGTGATGGGGGCGCATGCCGGAATCCAATTGAAAGGGACCGACTCAATTCCCTGGAATAGCGGACAATCTTTCGCTTACTCGAAAATCGAGCCGTCGACGAACAACTATTTTCTTGATTATGACTTGCCGGTGTTTTTAATTCTGTCGGATGTTTCCGATTTCCGCGCTTATTTTTGTCCCGCCAAAGAATACATCCGCGCAAATTACGAACGCGCTCTTTCAAATCAGTCGATTTCGTATCGATTTTTCAAAGAGCAAGAAGTCGGAGAAAGCAACGGCATCTCCTTTGCATTGGCGTTTTTAAAAGAACGGCGCCTGATGGCTCGCGATGTCACATTGCGCGAGCTTCCGCGATTCCAGTCGGCTTTCCACAGTCTGCATTATGATTTTTACCGCCGAGATGGGCACATGGCGGTGGACGATTTGAAGCGCGAGCGGGAGCTGTTGAATTTGGTGCTCGATTGCGATCGATATTCTTCGCTGTTCGAGTTGCAGTTTGTTTTTGGGACGGACAAAGAGCAATTTGAGACGTGGAGAGCAAAAGGCGTTTTCCCCGGAGAAATGCTCGAACGCGATTTTACGGAATGGCTGGATCGAATTGATAATGCGTTTGCGGCTGTCGTCGCGGCGGCTCAAACTCTCGTGGGCACGACGGAAAAGGTCTTTTGGCAGGTCCGACGCCTGGACGTCGCGGACGCCATCTTGGGCCTGAATCCATCGTTGGCTCAAGTCCTCACGCCGGAAGCTCGCCGCTCGCAACGCCGCCCGTCCGCGTTCTGA
- a CDS encoding cell division protein FtsK, which yields MSHSEEAKHVLGMTAATVGKDLLSALVLELKMLPDVWVKLPETKQNDIIDRLRKRVENGVKMAVHLIASDGRMVVVGDLDKITIKDGAQAVIKIGKSAPSLHELYDAQGKAVLIVVSDAGEHTGGMDEVRGESDQRGFDLGKEYTDGDGDGDGMGGGGEGGEVVDVESRPVAALGDGPLQSELDDQYAAGREAAAAGLPESECPVMRGELCIAWVKGWKSWHEENSELGGDAA from the coding sequence ATGAGCCACTCAGAAGAAGCCAAGCACGTGCTGGGGATGACCGCCGCGACGGTCGGCAAGGATCTCCTGTCAGCTCTCGTTCTCGAACTGAAAATGCTGCCCGATGTCTGGGTCAAGCTCCCAGAGACGAAGCAGAACGACATCATCGACCGGCTGCGCAAGCGCGTTGAGAACGGCGTCAAGATGGCGGTCCATCTGATCGCGAGCGACGGCCGCATGGTGGTGGTTGGCGACCTCGACAAGATCACCATCAAGGACGGTGCGCAGGCCGTCATCAAGATCGGCAAGTCGGCGCCCTCGCTCCACGAGCTCTATGACGCCCAAGGCAAAGCAGTGCTGATCGTCGTGTCCGACGCTGGCGAGCATACCGGCGGCATGGACGAGGTGCGCGGCGAATCAGACCAGCGTGGCTTTGATCTCGGCAAGGAATACACCGACGGGGACGGGGACGGCGACGGCATGGGCGGCGGTGGCGAGGGCGGCGAAGTGGTTGACGTTGAGTCGCGCCCGGTGGCCGCCCTCGGCGATGGACCGCTGCAGTCAGAACTGGATGATCAGTACGCGGCCGGTCGCGAAGCTGCCGCCGCAGGTCTGCCCGAAAGCGAATGCCCGGTGATGCGCGGCGAACTCTGTATCGCGTGGGTGAAGGGCTGGAAATCGTGGCACGAAGAAAACTCGGAACTGGGAGGCGATGCGGCATGA